A window of Centropristis striata isolate RG_2023a ecotype Rhode Island chromosome 13, C.striata_1.0, whole genome shotgun sequence genomic DNA:
agcatccagcagcattcaaacatacattgaacattcactatacatacattaaaaataaactcaaCCTATAGTGTATATAATCTATGATGAATctgaatttacattaaaacctTTACTAAAATATTTTCAGAGAAATTGGACAGTACtgtgaaattaaatatttgcaGGAAATTCAATTAAAGaatgtgcagataaattaaacatttgaaacCGGAACATAGTGCAAAACAGGGAATGAAATTATCCATTGTCTATATagatatgtatgtgtgtgtatgtgtgtgtgtgtgtgtgtgtgtgtgtgtgtgtgtgtgtgtatgtggggagtGCCTGGCAGGAAGGGGTGAGGTCTGACactgtttttgctttttgaaaaagaagaaaatcctGCTCTTCCAGTTTTCCAACTTCTTGTCTGAATGGACCCAGTATATACTTACTTTACACACGTTCTGCACAGCTAtgtcagtaaacaaacaaatactaaCTGCATGCTTTTGTGTCCCCCTGTGTCTCCATCAGCGTGGCGTGGTTCGCCTTCACTGTCTGCATGTCAGCTGGTGTCTCCACTCTGAACAACTACACCAAGAACGTCCTGATGGTGGGACCCAGACGCATCTCCAACCTCAACGCCTGCAGCTTTAACTTCGTGGGGCTCCTGCCACCTTATTACACCCCCACCAATACAGCCATGACCATGGCCTGTCCCCCGTCTCCCCCCCGGATCTCCCACTTGTCCCCCTATTACCACCCCCCTGCATCAGTGTCACGGGCTCCGAGGGCACCTCCCCCCCACTCTgactccttccctcctcccccGAGGGCACCTCCCCCCCACTCTgactccttccctcctcccccGAGGGCACCTCCCCCCCACTCCgactccttccctcctcccccGAGGGCACCTCCCCCCCACTCCgactccttccctcctcccccctctcacCCTGCGCCTGCATCCCCGTTCCACCgcctctccctcccctctccgTCTCCATCAGCCAGCCCGTCCATCTCCGTCCACCTGACCCTGCCAGGACACCAGGGGAACCATTACAGGCCTGAGGAGGACTACAGCCCACTTTGAACTACCAGACTGGAGTCTTTCTATGATGAGAGGACCTGTGCCATGTTTGCTATGCTCCAGTGACACAGCTTTGATCATAACGCGTCAGTTCTAATAAAGGAGAAAAACCGCAAAAGCAGGGGACTGGTTGTTTTGTAAACTGAACCCAAAAAATATTTGCAATTTCCCTAGTTTACACTGCAGGTATGTTTTTCTGGGtaatgcacaaaattaaaattaatttgatcATCAGACTGCCGGCTGTTTGAAACATTTCACTGCTTTTTGCTGCAAGCCctcaaatgaaaatgaattaaacacatttacaaCTACTCCTTACTGCTAATCATGACAAATGGGGAAAGAATAACTTCAATAGTTGGTTGAAAATCAAGTttttaatattgtaaaaatCATTGTCGTCCATAATGAGAAATAACGGtagcaaaaataaaacagcagtaGACATACAGAGCATTATGggaaacaaaacatatttacacattatATCTCACGCTTTAAGGGTCAAGGCTGGTGCCTTTCTGTCACACTGGGTGGAAACAGAGCAGGTATATGGTTGGATTAATAGTCACACAAGATATTTTAATTAATGGATTTTGGTAAATATTGTTGCATTTAAAATGACTGAACTGAAAAAATATTCTTAGTCCCACTACTTTGTCCTGTTTGTATCAATTATTAATACAATAATGTAGTGCAAGAGTTTGTATCGGCATTGCTCTTCCACACTTAAACCAGTTTGATGTCCTCCTCAACCCAataattacaaaacaaactcagctgtattattttactcattttatattttatatcatcaCATATTCTTATCATTAGATTACACACAACAGGCGACATATATAAATGgatttttaaagacttttaaaaCAGGCACAGCTTTGCCGTAGTGCTATCATATCAATTAGTGGAGCATTATATGAAGTAAGACCGGAGCAgataaatggaataaaattgaTAAACTAACaatgaaaaaactgaaaaataataatataaactcGCCCTTCTATCCAATAATAACCTTTTAATCAATATGTACAACCCtgtttccaaaaaaagttgggacgttgtctaaaatgtaaataaaacagaattgctgatcctttgtgacatatattgactgtacaaagacaatatatttaacatttaaactgataaacttttgtttttgtaaatatacactccaAATTTGATacattcatgttttattaatgttttacacagcgtcccaacttctttggaatcagggttgtaaatgagcattgaaaaaaaaaaaagaccacagACTTTACCTGCTTTTGTTAAAAGCCCAAAATATTGCTCGATCTTAATTTATCATAGCATGTTATATTGTaaggcaacattttttttaggtaacAACTAAAATGTTCTTAATCTTAAGATGCCTTAAAAATCCAGCCCAAATTCACGGTTAAATACACTGAAATACAAGTGTGGTTGATTGAGCTTGCCTTTTACTGCAGAGGTATCCACACACTCCATTAAGTGTAAAACCCTGACAGCAGACTCAATTAAACACTAGTGTATTTGAGGGGATCAACAGGTTCGCTTTGTGCGTAGCTGAAAATACACCAGCAGCTTGAATCTGATGTCAAATATAAACATTGTTTACACCATGTGTGACTAAAACCAGATTTCAGCTGAAAGAGTAGATCCAGGCAATGGTTTTGGGCTGGTTGGAGCTAGCTCTAGTGTCCTTCTCACGCCGCCGTCTTCTTACGTAGCACAAAGTAAGTGATGGAGGAGATGAACGTGAGAGCGAAAGCGATCCACGCCAGGATGAAGCAGTGACCGTACCAGCCGAACTTCTCGTCTTTGTGGAAGATGTCTGTGTAGATGGAGGCTGCGATCATGATGCACAGGCCTGGAGAGGAAGGAGACGTGGACATGAGTGAGGTCATACATAGAAGGAGAGTAATGAACctgatgagagagaaaaaattaaAGATACTCACAGGCAAGAAGCTGAAAGATGCCAGAGATGGTGAACCTCTGTCCTTTAGGCAGGGTGAAGAGCTGAGCCACAAACACAAAGATGCCCAGGATGGAGAATATACAAGCGAGCACTGAGCTGGCCTGCACTGCCTGGAGGTAATCTgcagggggagacagagagagcaacACAGTGAGgatgctgtgtttgtttgtgtgatggGGGGTATCCCAAATATGTGCTAAACAACATGCTGACATATCCAGTAAACAGTAACgcattgtttatgttaaatgtGTTGCTGAAAGGCAGGAATGTTGCATTCAAACACCCCACACATTTTAGGATTTTATAACATTCTGTTTATGACACCCATAAAGACGAGCAAcaactttttatgtcttttttattcaaagtTATAATTACTGTATCACCAAAACTATACACCACCATACAAATGATTCAGGAGATAACCACAAGTCATTACTTTAAGTATTGCTACATCGTTTAGAGCTATACTGGTCttgatttacataaaaaaaagaaatatgtggCTTACTGTAAAACCATTCGTGTGCCCCCATTTCATTTACATGCATATGATCTGGGAGGACGCCAAAAATCACAACTGTCGCGTCAAATTCTTGCAGCTACATGTTTGTACTTGCAGCTAAGTTATTAATGTGCAACCAAAAGGTGACGTCATGCATTTCCGTGCTCCAATTAGGATTTCAGAACATTTGAATCCAGTTGTGATGACAACTGCCAATTAAATCTAACAGGACCACACCCACACAGTTTGGCCACAAGCTAGTCAATGTTGAAGTGCTtctgttgcaaaaagaagtttgatTGTATGGAAGACAATGAGAAAATAACCCTACATAttgcttgatttattacctcaggaatgagtttatgatctcagtcgttagtttaaagtcttcttcaatacagtatgatattcattttttaaataatgtctcATTTCgagtaaaaaagacaataaagtaGGTTATGCTTTGGGCTTGGCtaacttgtgattgacaagttgtaTTTCCTTATTTTCGCCCACCGTTCATGAAAGTCAAttgtaacatttaaatgtcttagcatttttttatactaaaaGACTCAAAGGAGTTTGCTAGCTGTTAATtttaagctagctagctagcactagtgCTAGCTGATAACTAATCTAGTTGcgctaaaagacactctaaaaTAGTAATCTCTTCATTTTGAATTACTGAGGCACCTTGACAACCAAGCTAGCAACCTAGCTAGCAACAAAACTGGCCACCTAGTATTCCACATCTTCATCTTTGTTGTTTGAGTACTACACTCTTCTAAATGATACCAGAagatgtctatttttgtcattgtcaTTGAGGCAtgaacatttaatgtttttagagAAATGCTTAAGATTTGAAATCACTTTTAAGGGGTTTTAGTGAAGTGCTGTTATTTCAGCCACTTGTGTAGAATGAAGGCAGCACAAGTGATGCTAAGTCGTACAGTCAATGTGGCAGAAAAACTATGAAACATTGTAGGCCAACTCATTGGAAACGAAATATGATTTTGTTGAACTCCTCACTCTGCCTCTCTGCGGCATGGTCAGTGTGTCAGCTTACCCTGTGGGTAGTGTGATCCTGTGGGGAGATCAGTGAGGTTCCACACTCCGTTGGTCTGCACCCAGCGGGACCAGACATCAGTGGATATAGTGTCAGTCATCCACCAGGCCTGAGGGGAAGGGCAGAGGGAcagaatgttacattttaaatcactttttcaCTTTGTCGCATGAATATGGACAACCTTCCTGCACGCTAAAGGAAAGCTTATGAGAGAGATGGAAAAAATGGAGACAATTCagagctgcagtgtgtgtaAACATAGCTGCAGtgctagtgtgtgtgttcacactgTGTTCTGACACGTATTTGGGGGCAGCTGCAGGCGAAGCGGACGACAATCAGACAGTGGAATGCACATCCACCTGTCACTGTGGTATTCCTCAGGTCTCACTCCGGTATGCAAAACTCACAGGCAGGAATCTGACATATTTACATGTGTACGCGCACCGTCTGACTGACACCTTGCCCCGCAGTTTAAATCCACAGATGCACTCAGTGGCACTGAGTGACGACACCGTGGTCGTCCCATCTGTCACCAAGAAATGCTGAATATGTGGCCCTGAGAAGAACAGCGGACCATTGACAGAAAAGGAATGATGGCCTCGAGTGATGAATGAGTAGCGTCAGCCAATCGCTAGGGAGCCTGCTGTCTGTCAGCATGCGGGGGGACGCACATAACTCTTCAATCTCTGTCATTTAACACTCAAACTTTGGAGGAAGTTGGGGATTATGCAGGGACAATTGTGCCTTGAGGCTGTGAGGTGCACTGTACAGGTGTGTGGAAATAAAACTCCAGCACGGCAAAAATCTACTTACATTGTCGATGGTGGCCACCAGGAGGAGGATGATGCCAATGATGTGGATAACAAAGATGGCAGCGAGGAGGATCAGCATGATGGCagtgctggagagagagagagagatggaagcACAAGAGGAAACTTGTTACACCACTTTTTTATTATGCAGGATGAACATATCTGGAGGGCTAACTCACAatcaagataataaaaaaataaagacacgcacacactgagCAAATTGGCAGCTATTATGAACAGTAACAATCAAATATGGCCAAAAACAAAGGCTCCATGCTTCCTGTTTGGTTTGAGAAAGGCCATTAATGACAGttccaagcacacacacacacacacacacacacgcacacgcacacgcacacacacacacacacacacacacacacacacacacacacacacacatatcttcATAAACACACTCAGAGCAGCAAAGCAAGGCCAAAACCTGGCACCCACTCAGGGTGTGGCTTCACAACTTCTAATTACTTGGAGTTACAGCTAACGCGCTCCCAGTGAAATGCCTGCAAATAGACGTTGAGATAATGTTCCCGTCCTGAATCAAAATGTTGATGTATATTTGTGCAGGCAGGGATCAGTAAACGAAATCAGTAGGGCAAACACATTCTGTTGGTTCAGGGAGAGTGTGTGTTCAGCAGGGAAGTTCATGGCGGGCAGATGAGTTTGGGCTTGTCTTCCAAGAAACCCGCCACTCCTTAAAATAACTGTAGAGAATACCTGCTAACCTAGCGGCTTAGCTGGCCCACGCCCGACCCCCCTGGTTTGAATTACAACACTATTAAAcaccaaaaacaattaaaaacccTCTCTTCTCTACTGTTCCTTTGGCCTCTTTACTTTAACTGCAATCCTTCTACTTCATTGGTGGCTCCACGGGTAGCTCTTCCCTGCAATATTACAcatttgattcagttttttttagttttacattCTTAGTCGTGTGTGAGCAATCTGCGGCTGCATCCAGTGCCGAGGCCGCACTGGGTGTGAACAGAGGAAGAGGCACATCTGGAATGTGCTGGTTCTCCTCACGGTAAAGGAGTGGTCAAGGGCTgggtccacacacacatactcgcATGCTCGCCAGCTCACTCACACGCAACCAAACACAGAGCAAACCGAGGGGAAAGCTGGCACATATCTGATCACGCCTGACAGACAAATATCATTTCCACCTTTTTAACCACTTCAAACAACTACAATGAAGATTgaacttttaaatatttgtataatTTCTGACTTGTGTTGTCTACGGCCAGATGACTAGACTTTAATGAACAACTCCTGGAcggaaaaaacaacagcagaagtTAAAAGCTCAGCAGTTGCTTTAATAGAAAACACACTTGTGGAATACTTTGATCTTCCAAATTCTTTGCCTGAAAAAACAAAGACGTGtcagctgtttcttttttttaaaggtctgGCCTGGCTGTGGCATATTTTCCACTGCGCAAAATGGAATATGTGGCTGAGGTTAGGTTTGAGGATGctaaaaatcccaaaaagcAAGCAAGAAAGTAGTCCTGTACCTTTAACAAACGCAATTTACATTCAAACTATTTACTTCAGCACTGCTACGGGAGCTGAACACATCTGGAAACAAGCACACCTGCCTGGTAGTAGAAAGTGTAATTCAATAACATATGAAGGTGAGCAGCTATATggaaggtacacacacacacacacacacacacacacacaaacacacacctgcgTATGTTCTGTTCTTAGCATGTTTTTCttcaataaagacagaaaaagactagAACAAACATGCAGAACACCTAttaaaacacattgttttaTCATTCTGAAGTATCTATAGAGAAGTAAGACGTACAAAAAGCACAACAAAACTCAGACTTATTCATGACTTACTGTTTGATGGCTGTGAGTCTCTTCAAGTCTAATTCCTGCTGTTCTGAAGGATACTAATTTCAGACTCAGAGTCTAAATGCACAATCACTAGGAACTACTCGTCCGCCCACTTTTACCCAGCCCTCTTTTTAAGTCCACACCCCAGACAAGCCTCTGGCTTGCTTGAGCACATAATCTGACTCTTTTCCCCCTCCCACTCTACTCTCTGCTCCCAGGCCCACCCTCTCCTTCTTTCTGTCTACtttactcacacacactatTTCCACAACTTCTGTGGGCAggcctcatatatatatatttattttccttttgtgtttGGTGTGTCATGTCTTTGTCATTCAGCTGCTGGTGGTGATTTTCTCCGAGAGGGCCGCTGATGACTCACTGATGTTTGAGGGGGGAACTCCCATAACATTTAACCTTATTGACAATGATTCTCAGCATGCTGCCATGGTGACAGACTTCAACACGGCCCAAATCGCAGTCACATCTCTGctgttgtatatataaacaaacagtCAGACTGCCGTAAAACACAGGCGCTCACAAGTACGTACACTTGTGCTCATTTTGTGATTGCCGCCCTCTTTCTTTTCCCGCTTTTGTTCCAGAGGAAGGAGTTTCAGGATGAAGGAATGTTGTTGGTTGCGAGGGAGAAAGAGGTGGGGGCAAATGAGTGCAAGTCAGAGcttgagagagaaggagggaagaaGAGGGAGGGCATGAGAATGAAGGGAGGAAGACATGAAGGCAATGAGAGAGGAATTTAAAGGGGAGGTGGGGGGGTTATTGGAGACATTTCACACTGCTGTAAGTTCATTAATTATTACTCACCATCATTGTTTTATAGCTGCTGCTGATTGATATGGTCCTAATGATTCCACTGAGTCACAGTCATCTGCTCCTTCAACGTGCCTTAGTTCAGTTATCTACTAATAAACATCACAGGATTACACATAATAATATGAGTAGACATTTTTGatagaaaaatacaatttattttatgattcaaCTTTTACTGAGTTTTTTATTGAGACCACACTAACAACCGAttaagaaaaggagaaaaaaaaggaaaaaaggggcaaaattAAGATACACAatctaataataaaacataaataaataaaaaataaattataaaacaataaaataaaaataattacataagaAGTCCAAGACAGGTACAATTAATCcatgctcaatatgttaattcactgtcTACAAATAGTCTTCCAGTAAACATTTCCCTGTAATGAACCCAGTCTGCCTCCACCTTCATTTCCATGCCAGTCCCCCAAGAACAGCCCATAATGATCAGTGTATGCAGATACATTTTAGCTACCCTGTAAAGAATATAGTCTTTAAAAAATTCCCCAtttctcattatatttatcaataTCATTTGTTATACTATAGGATAtgtaaaaacactaatttttaagcagtagtagtaggagaagtataaagtaaaacTACTGATAATGCAGAAAAGCACTTCTAACAGTgctatatatgtatttattcatttattttaaaagatttttaatggaaaaacaatacaatacactGCTTCCAATTCCAGAAATACAATTTaccttttccttttaaaaaaaacaacatatgtgcATATGTACACGGTCACATATGCACacgtaaaaataaaagtaatcaaacaaaaaaacagaacaaaaacactttGATAAGAATGtagaagaaaatagtcaaagcgttatatatttataaaatactatattattctgtttttatctctAACACATACATGTaagaatattttaatgttttagttcATCATGTGAAGCCAATGTTAAATACATTGTACACTCCTGGGTGGATTATGCATCATATGATATAAGTATATTATGTGTTTAAGTaactattaaccctttatcaggcaaagaaccatatttggtaacttgagcggacatctataacaggtctcctcgctctccgtgagctcatagaaccacaaagattcaagctttcctttattgtcattgtattaaaaaagtatacaactaaatttacgtgtgcttctcatatataaggtgctttaaaaagacatttagacattacgcatatgtaataagtagtctaaaaagatcattaataatttaaaggtaaaagataaagtggtgatggatgcaaatgatgtgttattgtctatttagggttgctgtgggaaagagactataataaatataataataataataataatggctcaattgaccttgatttgcaatataaaaatgaaacattttgcaaaaagtcttgtaatatcctccaataacacattcaattttcaatttccaggagggccctataaagggttaactataaatgtcaaatatatgtagtggagtaaaaaaaaacaacatatttccaTCTGAAATatagtagagtagaagtataaagagcataaaatggaaatactaatgTAAAGTACATCAAAACTGCACTAagatacagtacttgagtaaatgtacttagttacactcCACCACTGTTTGTTTGTCAAGAGCTCACTGATTACAAATTGTGGTTCCTGTGGCCAGTCAATGACATCAATGGGACAGTGTTAATGTCAGATGCTCACTATCTCTAAAAGATCCTCATAAAATATTAGACATGCTGAGTAAAAGTTCTGTTGTCCTCAGGGAACTAGGCCAAAGGGTAAAGGTCTTACATCAGACTCCAATATGAGAATATTTCTAAAAACTAATTCACACAGAGTAGTAAAAGCACACCAAAACAGCTTCTAACTAGACTGTTATAGCTTTATGGAGTGGTTTGATTTTAAAACTCTTTTAAAGGTTTTGGGTGGGGACATGTGTTGAGTAGACGCCATTAATGACtggaaaaactaaaaataaactttcactCAGCAATGATACTTGATACCCAAGAAAAGCttcatttatttgaagaaaCTGTTCTTCTACTCTGCAAGTGAAACATCTGAATTGCTAAAATACTGAAATAGTTGAAGCCCATGTGGTTAAACTTCTTCagtagtttaaccctttatcgggcgaagaactatatttggtaacttcagtggatatcaaaatggggtccccaagtctctctgtgaggtcgtagaaccacatggatttcttccagctaatcagcaaagatcaggcttcgttactagattaaagtggcaaatctacaagaaaaaaagttgcagatttaagagatttaaagtggcaaatctgcatgaaaaaagtcacagatttacaagaaaaagcaaaacaaaaaaacaacttttttcttgcagattcaccactttaaatgtcaTGAATCTGTGCATTCgtaaacttttttaccattgatttgattttttttcttacaaatctgtaacttttttaccgttAAAAAATAccggaaaatgtttactgaggggataaatcaagtaagaagtagagtaattttctcataaatgttcacaaaatgtgacttttttttttgcttccagTTGAGtccccccctgctggccattttaAAGACTGCCgttttaaggcacttccacattggctttgCTTTTCAGGCCTGGCATTTCTCGCATGATACTGACACCTTTAACAAACATCATTTGTGTAATCGCCCCATGATTGGGATCCAATCCCAAATTTAATGGGCTCTTCCTCTGCCCGTGTTACACCCTTTTATCACGGACCAGTTTCTTTTCCGTAACCCTGCTGGCAAACAGCAAGTAAACTTACCAAACATTACCTTCTTGGCAGAGgcaataaaaaagtgaaaaaagtgaaagtacCCTAATAAAGGTCAGTTCGGGACGTTAGATACACACAAATAGATAGAGGCAGACAAAAAATACTTTGGGTGTGTACTGGGAGACTGAGGTCACTTGTTTGCTTCTGGTgactataaaaatattaagataTGCCAATAGAAGTCTGAGTCAAAGGCTCAGCAGAGTACCTGGTCAGTGTCATGTCAGGCTGCCTCAGGTATGAGCCAGCGGGATAATAACAGGCTTCAGAAATAATTGACCTGCCAATAAAGTGACCTGGTAATGCAGCAGAGCCTGCTTACGTTTATGGCAAGGCTACATTCTGCTGGGGTCATGAGGTGTCACACGAATACAAAAAACCCTCTACTGCCTGCTCTCTTTGTGAGAAATGAAACCAAGGCTCTTCTCCTTTTGTGAAAGCTAAGATGAATACTGTGTATTTAATTGGTTGTCATGGAAAATAACCTTTTTCGTATGTAGACAGAGGGACTCAGAAAGCTGGAATGCTAAACATAGCCAGCGCTAAGACGCTGAACCTACTGATGCTTTTGTCATGGTAACACTTCAGTTTCTGCGCCTTATGCACATCACCAATTTCCATGGCAACACTATCACATGCCATGGAGGCCACAGTAAATATACCGCCCCTGTTACTGGTTAACACGGCTAAATGAGTATCCATCCATTCATGTTCAACAGTGTGAATTTTAGATACCACACCTTGATCATACTACTTAACGTCCCACCCAAATCCCTATGGGAAAGAATGTCAGTCCATTGATGTTTTGCAATTCAGGTTTGGAATATTTGTCTAATCTCAGAATCTACACTACATCTCTAAATGTAGCCAAAAACTGACACAAAGAGCTCCACCCAAGCTGCAAGACAACTCTCTCCCAGCATATTGgtatcattttagatttaaaaaaaaaaaagacattttcaactACAACTACCATTTAGACACAACCTGAGGATGGGATGTACCCAGGCTTTTTtgaacacttttattttgaaatttagttaaattattggtgcatttatgtgcTCCCTGGGTGGTCCAATTTCCCAAGTTGGGGAGTCATTCTCCTGACTTGTGTGTTTATAATTGAAGTCATACtgtggaaacaaaaaaagatgtgttttaTGTTACTGCTCGAAGCCTTCAACCAATATTCATTcactaaaacaactaaaacattacTTTAACTGACTAATCAGGGTAAATACTAATAAATTGCTTTTATAACTTATCTAGGTCACCCTCCATTGACAACAACTAATGGTTATAATTTAAAATCATATTACAAATAAGCAACAGTGGCGTTCCAGACATTTTTGTGGGGCACtgactacattacattacattacatgtcatttagcagacgcttttgtccaaagcgacttacaataagtgcattcattGACTAATGCAGGGATGGAATGAAGTATGtggttgcacacacacaattgcCAGAATAACATTCATCCAACACTTTAATCTCCACTACTTTACCTTAAATACCATAATTACAGTATCTTAAAGTTTCTTAGATTCCTGTGTCTAAAATTGTAATATAAGAttaccttttttctttaaatcataAAAGGACTTTCTGCCTCCGAACATAGGATACATAGAgtagaacacatttaaaaaaatatagccACTAAAGAGCCAACAAAATTCAAATAAGTAAGCCTGAGGTCCTGTCTCTGACTGGGCAGATGGCCAATTATAGTTTAGGATAATGTGATAGCACCTGGGGTGGCCAATCAGATTTCAGGGGTGGCCACCCCAAGCTTCTCCCTGGCCACACCCCtggttataaaataaaaaattgcaacatgtgaataaaacatttccaaCAATCAACCCAACTTTTGCTGCTGTCTGCCATGATTCTCTTTAATATGATGTCAACTCGGCACGTCGTGTTGCAGATTTAATACTGCGACTTGGGAGGGCGTTTATATGTGCTTGTATAATCCTAGTTGGGAAGTCATTTGCTGATGATTCCAACGCCCACATTCGCCCACATTCAAAAAAGTTAATCCACCAGTAAAATAGAGAAGCACATGAGACGctaactgaaaaaaacagaagtgagaATGGAGAATGTGGTTGAACCTGATTCTGCTCTGGGCGTGTTGGCCCCACCTTACAGGTGAGGTAAGCATGG
This region includes:
- the LOC131983456 gene encoding epithelial membrane protein 2-like, whose product is MLILLAAIFVIHIIGIILLLVATIDNAWWMTDTISTDVWSRWVQTNGVWNLTDLPTGSHYPQDYLQAVQASSVLACIFSILGIFVFVAQLFTLPKGQRFTISGIFQLLACLCIMIAASIYTDIFHKDEKFGWYGHCFILAWIAFALTFISSITYFVLRKKTAA